One genomic window of Ammospiza nelsoni isolate bAmmNel1 chromosome 4, bAmmNel1.pri, whole genome shotgun sequence includes the following:
- the GC gene encoding vitamin D-binding protein has product MGLPVPLPGRRRRASSSMRAALALLPLLAAAQALHRGKAYVREKVCQEYKILGKENFRTLTIIDTSRKYSNGTFQEIGHLVREIVSLAETCCADGADPSCYDAGSTALSEKSCAADSPFPAHPGAARCCGQQGLERKLCLAALRHPPQPLPRFLQPSDSELCHAFRLEPREFADRFLYEYASSYSQAPLPVLLASTTTFLSMVSTCCISPTPTACFLKEKRERKTLSLLTLTSNRICSRFSAYGKDKATLSSLTSLAQKIPTASFEELLPLAEDAAEVACQCCDSMAEDCMQKKLLEHTARVCSALSVRDERFAACCQGKNLMENHFCILAMPPAPATRLPELPEPTNKELCAKEGALHATRFLFEVARRHPSLPEAVLAKLYDTSGKLRGECCSSKDPSACWDSKRQRIAAELFPFLTKADQLCGQFHKLPFLEFKKRLRDSLAQSEPSSAPLEQLLEQRASFASSCCLPDAPLLLCASKVTSELGELCQGDSCLLG; this is encoded by the exons ATGGGACTCCCGGTGCCGCTTCccggcaggaggaggagagccaGCTCCAGCatgagggcagccctggccctaCTGCCACTCTTGGCTGCTGCACAGGCCTTACACCGAG GGAAAGCTTATGTCCGGGAGAAGGTCTGCCAGGAGTACAAGATCCTGGGCAAGGAGAACTTCAGAACCCT AACCATCATTGACACCAGCCGGAAATATTCCAACGGCACCTTCCAGGAGATCGGCCACCTCGTGCGGGAAATCGTCTCCCTGGCCGAGACCTGCTGCGCCGACGGGGCCGACCCCTCCTGCTACGACGCCGGG TCCACGGCGCTGTCGGAGAAGTCCTGCGCGGCCGACTCGCCCTTCCCGGCGCACCCCGGCGCGGCGCGCTGCTGCGgccagcaggggctggagcgCAAGCTGTGCCTGGCGGCGCTGCGCCACccgccccagcccctgccccgctTCCTGCAGCCCTCCGACAGCGAGCTCTGCCACGCCTTCCGCCTGGAGCCCCGGGAATTCGCCGACAG GTTTCTCTATGAGTATGCCAGCAGCTACAGCCAGGCtcccctgcctgtgctcctggcCTCCACCACCACCTTCCTCTCCATGGTCTCCACCTGCTGCATCTCCCCCACACCCACTGCCTGCTTCCTGAAGGAG AAACGGGAGAGGAAAACCCTCTCCCTACTCACCCTGACGTCAAACCGGATCTGTTCCCGCTTCTCGGCCTATGGCAAGGACAAAGCCACCCTCAG ctccctgacCTCTCTGGCCCAGAAGATTCCCACTGCCTCCTtcgaggagctgctgcccctggctgAGGACGCTGCCGAGGTGGCTTGCCAGTGCTGTGACTCCATGGCCGAGGACTGCATGCAGAAGAAG ctctTGGAGCACACGGCCAGAGTCTGCTCGGCGCTGTCGGTGCGGGACGAGCGCTTCGCCGCCTGCTGCCAGGGGAAAAACCTGATGGAAAACCACTTCTGCATCCTGGCcatgcccccagccccagctaCAAGGCTGCCAGAGCTACCAGAGCCCACCAACAAGGAGCTGTGTGCCAAGGAAGGGGCTCTCCACGCCACCAG GTTCCTGTTCGAGGTGGCCCGGAGGCATCCCAGCCTCCCCGAGGCCGTCCTCGCCAAGCTCTACGACACCTCCGGGAAACTCCGCGGGGAATGCTGCTCCTCCAAGGacccctctgcctgctgggacagcaag CGCCAGCGGATTGCAGCGGAGCTGTTCCCTTTCCTGACAAAGGCCGACCAGCTCTGCGGGCAGTTCCACAAGCTGCCTTTCCTTGAGTTCAAGAAGAG GCTGAGGGACAGCCTGGCCCAGTCCGAGCCCAGCTCGGCGccgctggagcagctcctggagcagcgAGCATCCTTcgcctcctcctgctgcctgccgGACGCTCCGCTGCTCCTCTGCGCTTCCAAG gtcACCTcggagctgggggagctgtgccagggggatTCCTGCCTGCTGGGATAG
- the BTC gene encoding probetacellulin, with amino-acid sequence MEAAAAPAPGGGPGTLLLCLALASGLALFSCVGADTNVTAGHGTEGLSCGTAKACTGNGTQPRRQGHFSRCPEEYQHYCVKGRCRFLVAEQAPACVCERGYTGARCERVDLFYLRGDQGQIVIISLIVAIAALIILVVGICLCSHHCRRQRRKRKAEEMETLNKDGPSRSEDVRETGIA; translated from the exons atggaggcggcggcggccccggccccgggcggcgGCCCCGGtaccctgctgctctgcctggccctCGCCTCTG GCTTGGCGCTCTTCAGCTGCGTGGGGGCCGATACCAACGTCACGGCCGGTCACGGCACGGAGGGGCTCAGCTGCGGCACAGCCAAGGCATGCACAG GGAACGGCACGCAGCCGCGGCGGCAGGGCCACTTCTCGCGGTGCCCGGAGGAGTACCAGCACTACTGTGTCAAGGGCAGGTGCCGCTTCCTCGTGGCCGAGCAGGCCCCCGCTTGTGT GTGCGAACGAGGCTACACCGGGGCTCGTTGCGAGAGGGTGGATCTGTTCTACCTGCGAGGGGACCAGGGCCAGATCGTCATCATCTCCCTGATCGTCGCCATCGCCGCCCTCATCATCCTCGTTGTTGGCATCTGCCTCTGCAGCCA CCACTGTCGGAGGCAGCGTAGGAAGAGGAAGGCAGAAGAGATGGAAACGCTAAACAAGGATGGACCTTCCAGAAGTGAAGATGTGCGGGAAACGGGCATAGCGTGA
- the PARM1 gene encoding prostate androgen-regulated mucin-like protein 1 — protein MEVEMKGWKERVTSNRKLAAINRVALGIQPRRLIPGQAHQCSAVGPWQPAVPVPAFPAVPVPVPAGPGRAGRCVPPAAAASAAGTMGCCCRPLFLVLLLLPAGLGHDSPEPPLIPIRPPLLWGGVPVKPDSRDGPTLAPGQPQLPLATGPSGDGTSSRPLEGDGHNASTPVAALSPAPVPVSSTATAGGPSVASSPSSVPAAPKAPRTANPASVARSTLDLGAAASPTELAVPSPAPSLPSSQPTSAPSMGPSPTPVLESPAVTQPPLLAKDVPSLGTLAMAPSLATEPTSPPVTVMSPTEAQATASEKTTGVTMEEVPRALSAGSIVAVTVTVIVVVVLVFGAAAYLKIRHSSYGRLLDDHDYGSWGNYNNPLYDDS, from the exons ATGGAGGTGGAAATGAAAGGCTGGAAAGAACGGGTGACCTCAAACCGCAAGCTGGCAGCTATTAAT CGTGTGGCACTGGGCATCCAGCCCCGCCGCCTCATCCCGGGACAGGCGCACCAGTGCAGCGCGGTCGGTCCCTGGCAGCcggcggtgccggtgcccgcATTCccggcggtgccggtgccggtgccggcaG ggccgggccgggccgggcgctgcgtCCCTCCCGCCGCGGCTGCCAGCGCCGCCGGCAccatgggctgctgctgccgcccgctcttcctcgtcctcctcctcctcccggcAG GACTGGGCCATGactccccagagccacccctcATCCCCATCCGCCCTCCCTTGCTCTGGGGGGGTGTCCCAGTGAAACCAGACTCCAGGGATGGCCCCACACTGgctccaggccagccccagctgcccttggccACGGGACCCTCCGGAGATGGGACATCCTCGAGGCCCCTGGAGGGGGATGGCCACAATGCCAGCACCCCGGTGGCAGCACTgtcccctgctcctgtccctgtgagcTCCACGGCCACAGCAGGAGGTCCCTCCGtggcctccagccccagctcggTGCCAGCTGCCCCGAAGGCTCCCCGGACAGCAAACCCTGCCAGCGTGGCAAGAAGCACCCTGGATCTGggggcagctgccagccccacggagctggctgtgccatcccctgccccctcccttcccagcagccagcccacCTCAGCCCCCAGCATGGGCCCTTCCCCGACACCCGTCCTGGAGAGCCCGGCCGTGACCCAGCCACCACTGCTGGCCAAGGATGTCCcttccctggggacactggcCATGGCACCGAGCCTGGCCACGGAGCCAACATCCCCCCCAGTGACTGTGATGAGCCCCACGGAAGCCCAGGCCACGGCCTCGGAGAAAACCACCGGGGTCACCATGGAGGAGGTACCACGTGCCCTGAGTGCAG gcagcattGTGGCCGTAACCGTGACGGTCATcgtggtggtggtgctggtgtTCGGGGCAGCTGCCTACCTCAAGATCAG GCACTCCTCCTATGGAAGGCTTCTGGATGACCACGACTATGGCTCCTGGGGCAACTACAACAACCCCCTGTACGATGATTCCTAG